DNA sequence from the Candidatus Binatia bacterium genome:
TCGCGACCGCCTGCTCCTGGATGCCGCCGCACGAATGGCCGAGCACCGAAAAGGCCGCGCTCTGGGACAGCAGCAGCGAGACGTCGGCGCGGCAGTCCGCCGCGCCGGCCAGCAGCACTGCCAGGGAAATCGACGCGTACCGGATCATGTCGATGACGTTAAAACGGGATTTCCAATCTTGCCAGACCTGCCGGCGGTCATCGACGCGCAGCGATCAGCTCGATGATGTAGCCGTCCGGATCCTTTACCCACATCTGGCCGCTCGCCTCGAGCTCGAACAGATCGTGGCCGCGCTGCCTCAGCATGTCCCGCGTCCCCGCGTAGTCGTCGATGCCGAATGCCGCGTGGCTCGCGATGGGGTTCAGTGCCGGCGGCGGCGTGCCACCGTCGAAGCCGTCGGGCACCTGCAGCAGATGCACCTGCGCATCCCCGACCGTCAGCCAGGCGCCGGCAAAACCAAGATCGGGCCGCGGCGCTTTCTCGAGGCCCAGCACCTCGCAGTAGAAGTGCAGCGACGCGTCGAGGTCGCGAACTGCGAAAGAGACATGATCGACGCTGCGGATCGGCTTCATCGCATCACTCCAACGCCGGACCCCGGCGAAAACGAACGTCGCCCGCAACCTACGGCGCCGGCGCCGCAGGAACAACGGAGCCGCCGGACGGAGCGACAGCAGCCGGGGGTACGCTCTTTGCGGCGAGGGCACGTGCGTGCGATGCGGTCGTGCCTCTACCGGCTACGCCGCGATAGGCACGGTGGACTCGCCACTTGCTCTCCGCCGCGGACTTCGCCCCATAGCGACGAAGGGTTTCTCTATCGCGAAATACGTAACAGTGGCCAGCCCGAGGGCGGCGATGATCGTGCCCCAAGCCGCAAGCGTCGGGTCATGCGGCAGCCGACCTCCGATCAGTTTGAGCAGCGGAAGATGCAGAAGATAGACGCTGAAGCTTATCCTGCCGAGGAAGCACAGCGGCCGCTGGGACAGGACGCGACGCAACGCTCCTCTCCCGTGAATCGCAGCGATGAGAAAGACGGCCCAGAGCGCGCCGAAGAGCCCAGGCTCATTGAAGAAGCGGTCGGGAGCAACAATCTCCCCGCTTGCCCAACTCCACACGCTGGGTATGTGCAACAGCACTGCGGCAATCGCGAGCCACCCGGCACCTTCGACAACCATCCGTGCTCTTGAATTGGGGGGGGGGGCCAGGGAAGCCTGGATCCAGTCGCTTGCCCATGCCACGTACACGCCGCCGAGAAACGCCGGGACGTTCCGCAAAAGTGCCATTCGCGAATCGGACGGAAACGTCGCATTGGCCCAAGCGACCGCGCCGAGCATCGCGCAAGCGGTAGCGAGGAGCGCAAGAGGCCGCCGCGGGACCAGCGTGCCCGCGAGCACGATCAACGGCAGCAGCAGGTAGAAGTGGCATTCGACCGGGATCGTCCAGAACACGCCGGCGCCGTCGCGGAGCAACAGGTGGTTCCAGACCCTCTCGAGGGAGAGGGGCTCCGCGAAGCGGGCACCGCAGGAAGCGGCAAAATAATTGGCCAGAAGGACCAACGCGTAGAGAGGGTAAATCCTGAGAACGCGTCGTTGGAAATACTGCTTCCAAACTTGCGAGCCATACAGCTCCTCGCGACTATTCTGCAGCAGCAACGAAGTCAGCAGATACGCGCTCAGCGTGAAGAAGAGGCAGACTCCGTAGAATCCTGACCCGGTGAAATCTAGACCCGGAAATGCCGGAGTGTGGTACAGGCTCAGGTGCGACAGGAGCACGAACAGGATAGCCAGTCCCCGCAGGCCGTCGAGACATGGTAGCCGTCCCACTGGGTAAGACTGTCACACGATCTGGAACAGCGGAAGGAGGCCTGACTCCCCTCGCGGACATCAGAGTCGCCAAAGCGGCCCTTGCCCCACGACGCACTGTCATGGCCGTCACACTGCTACAGTTTTTGCAGCGCGAAACGCAGCGCACGAAAGACCGGATGAACTACTGCGGCGTCCTCAGCAGGATCTCCTGCATCACCGAGCAGCAAAGCCGGCCGCTGCGGTCGTAGATGATCCCGCGCGCGAGCCCGCGCGCACTCTCGGCCGCGGGAGAATCCTCGACGTAGAGCCACCAGTCGTCCACCTTGATGTCACGGTGGAACCACATCGCGTGGTCGAGGCTGGCGGCCATGACGCCGCGATCGCTCCAGTGCACACCGTGGGGACGCATCACCGTCTCGGTCAGCGTGTAATCGGATGCGTAGACCAGCACGCAGGTGTGGATCAGCGGATCTTCGGGAAGCTCCCCGTCGGCGCGCATCCAGATCATCGCGCGCGCCTCTTCGCCCTTGTGCGGCTTCCAGCCCGGCGGATCGCACCAGCGGATGTCGATCGCGCGCGGCTCGGCGGCCTGGCGCGGCAACTTTCTTCCGAATCCCGCAAGGCGCTCGGCCATCGTCGGCAGCGATTCCGGATCCGGCGCCGCCGGCATCTCGAGGCTGTGGACGACGCCCGGCTCGCCGACCTGGAAGGACGCCTGAAGATTGAAGATCGCCTCGCCGTGCTGCACGGCGACCACGCGGCGGGTCGTGAACGACTTGCCGTCGCGGATGCGGTCGACGATGTACAGGATCGGGACCTTCATGTCGCCGGGACGCAGGAAGTACGAGTGCAGCGAATGCACGCGACGACCTGCCGGCACCGTGCGCGCCGCCGACATCAACGCCTGGGCCGCGACCTGGCCGCCGAAGACGCGGAGCCTGTCCTCGTCGGGGTTGTACCCGCGAAAAATGTTGACCTCGAGCTCCTCGACGTCGAGGAGGCGAAGCACTTCGTCGAGCAGCGGGTGCGCCAACGCCGTTACCAGCGCGTCGAGAACCCGGCGTCGGGAATGTCCAGGGCGCTGCGATCGTTCGATGCGATCGCGCGGCACTTGGCCAGCACGCCCGGCAGCACGAAGTTCGCGTAGAACTTGCCCGACATCACCTTGCCTGCGTAGAAGTCGAACTCTTCCTGGCTCTGGCGGTCGTCCTGGGTTCGCTCTTCCTCCGCGATCACGGCGGCCTCGAGCAGAAGGTGACCGACGGTCACTTCGGCCATTGCCTCGAGGAACGGCGAGCAGCACAGCGTGAGCTGGTCGAGCTGGGAGCTCATCATGTACTGCATCAGGTCGCCGCCGGCTTTCTGCAGCGCCTGGGCGGCCTCTCCGAGCAGGCGCACCTCCGGGCCGACGGCCGGGTCGGACGCATACCTCTCGACGAAACCGGACAGGTCGCCGATGAAATCCGTAAGGTCCTGGCCGTGGCGACCGCGCAGCTTGCGCACCACCAGGTCGAGGGCCTGGATGTGGTTGGTGCCCTCGTAGATCGAGAAGATCTTCGCGTCGCGCAGGTACTGCTCGACGGGATTGTCCATCACGTAACCGGCACCGCCGTACACCTGGATCGCCAGCTCGCAGATGCGAAAACCCTGGTCGGAGCAGTAGGCCTTGACGATCGGCGTCAAGAGGTCCACGCGCCCCTGGTAGAACGCGGCCTCGTCGTCCTTGCCCTCGGCGCGAAGCGCACGCGACATGTCCTCGTTGAACGCGAGCTTGATGCAAAGCGCACGCATGCCCTCGATCTTCGACTTCATCTCCAGCAGGAGCCGGCGCACGTCGGAATGCTCGATGATCGACACGCGCGGCGCGTTCGGATCCTTGAAGCGCTTGACCGAGGATCCCTGCTTGCGCTCGCGCGCATAGGCCAGCGCGTTCAAGTAGGCCGTCGAAGCGACGGCGAGACCCTGCACGCCGACGGCGATGCGCGCGCCGTTCATCATCTGGAACATCTGCTTCATGCCGGCGTTCTCGCTGCTGCCGCAAAGGTAACCGACCGTCTCGCCGCCGTCGCCGAAATTCAGCACGGCAGTGGCCGAGCTGCGGATGCCGAGCTTGTGCTCGATGGACGTCGTCACGACGTTGTTGAACGCGCCGATGCTGCCGTCATCATGGACGAGGAACTTCGGGACGATGAACAGCGAGATGCCGCCGGTGCCTTCGGGCGCGCCTTCGACGCGCGCGAGCACCAGGTGCACGATGTTGTCGGTGAGGTCCTGGTCGCCGCCGGAAATCCAGCACTTGGTGCCGCTGATGCGGTAACGGTTGCCGTCGATGCGCACCGCCTTGGTGCGCGCCGATCCGACGTCGCTGCCGGCATGGGGCTCCGAAAGGCACATCGTTCCGGCAAAGCGCCCGTCCATCATCGGCGGAAGAAAGCGCGCACGGTCCTGGTCGATCGCGAAGTTGGCGACCAGCTCGGCCGCGCCCTGCGTCAGCCCCGGGTACATCATGAACGCGGTGTTGGCCCCGGACTGCAGCTCGGCGATCGCGACGCCGATCGAGCTCGGACCCTGGAAGCCGCCGTGCTCCAGCGACAGGCGCCAGTTGGGCAGCCCCATCTTCCAGAGCGTGTCCCAGGCTTCCTTGTACCCTCCCGGAGTGACGACCTTCCCGTCTTCCATGTGGCAGCCGTCACGGTCGGCAACCTGGTTCAGCGGACCGATGATCTCGTCGCAGTAGCGACTCGTCTGGTCGATCACCTGGTCGCACTCCTGGCGGCTCAAGTGGCTGAAAAACCCGGATTTCGGGAACTGCGACGCATCGAACAGGCGCTGGACCTGGATGTGTTCGTACAGTGTGAACTGGATCGAACGGAGATCGGCTTTGAAGAAGTTCGTCGCGCCCTCGGCCATAGCCGATGGTCCTCCTTGGTCTGGGTGCTTGCCGGGGCTCCCCCGGCGCCTCACGGCGCTCGTGGCGCAGGGGGCAACCGGGGACTGTAGTGCGCCCGCCGGCGCGATCAAACGTTTTTACGCGGTGCGGCACAACCCTTGGGGTCAGGCACTATACGTATAGTGCCTGACCCCATTACATATCCGCATTACCCCGTCGGGACGGGTCATTTCGTGGCGGCCTGGACGATGCGTCGAAACTCGTCCGCCCGCACCGGGCCCGCGCCGGGGTCCCCCATGATGTCGCCCGGATCGGCAACGATCTCGAGGATCCGGAACCCGTCGGCGCCAAGATCGCGGTAGCCGCGGAAATACTCGTCACGCAGGCCGAGAACGTGGCCGAACTCGTGCGCCAGCACGTGGGGCTCGACGCGTCCCGCGCTG
Encoded proteins:
- a CDS encoding VOC family protein — its product is MKPIRSVDHVSFAVRDLDASLHFYCEVLGLEKAPRPDLGFAGAWLTVGDAQVHLLQVPDGFDGGTPPPALNPIASHAAFGIDDYAGTRDMLRQRGHDLFELEASGQMWVKDPDGYIIELIAARR
- a CDS encoding acyltransferase, with the protein product MGRLPCLDGLRGLAILFVLLSHLSLYHTPAFPGLDFTGSGFYGVCLFFTLSAYLLTSLLLQNSREELYGSQVWKQYFQRRVLRIYPLYALVLLANYFAASCGARFAEPLSLERVWNHLLLRDGAGVFWTIPVECHFYLLLPLIVLAGTLVPRRPLALLATACAMLGAVAWANATFPSDSRMALLRNVPAFLGGVYVAWASDWIQASLAPPPNSRARMVVEGAGWLAIAAVLLHIPSVWSWASGEIVAPDRFFNEPGLFGALWAVFLIAAIHGRGALRRVLSQRPLCFLGRISFSVYLLHLPLLKLIGGRLPHDPTLAAWGTIIAALGLATVTYFAIEKPFVAMGRSPRRRASGESTVPIAA
- a CDS encoding acyl-CoA thioesterase II, whose product is MAHPLLDEVLRLLDVEELEVNIFRGYNPDEDRLRVFGGQVAAQALMSAARTVPAGRRVHSLHSYFLRPGDMKVPILYIVDRIRDGKSFTTRRVVAVQHGEAIFNLQASFQVGEPGVVHSLEMPAAPDPESLPTMAERLAGFGRKLPRQAAEPRAIDIRWCDPPGWKPHKGEEARAMIWMRADGELPEDPLIHTCVLVYASDYTLTETVMRPHGVHWSDRGVMAASLDHAMWFHRDIKVDDWWLYVEDSPAAESARGLARGIIYDRSGRLCCSVMQEILLRTPQ
- a CDS encoding acyl-CoA dehydrogenase, translated to MAEGATNFFKADLRSIQFTLYEHIQVQRLFDASQFPKSGFFSHLSRQECDQVIDQTSRYCDEIIGPLNQVADRDGCHMEDGKVVTPGGYKEAWDTLWKMGLPNWRLSLEHGGFQGPSSIGVAIAELQSGANTAFMMYPGLTQGAAELVANFAIDQDRARFLPPMMDGRFAGTMCLSEPHAGSDVGSARTKAVRIDGNRYRISGTKCWISGGDQDLTDNIVHLVLARVEGAPEGTGGISLFIVPKFLVHDDGSIGAFNNVVTTSIEHKLGIRSSATAVLNFGDGGETVGYLCGSSENAGMKQMFQMMNGARIAVGVQGLAVASTAYLNALAYARERKQGSSVKRFKDPNAPRVSIIEHSDVRRLLLEMKSKIEGMRALCIKLAFNEDMSRALRAEGKDDEAAFYQGRVDLLTPIVKAYCSDQGFRICELAIQVYGGAGYVMDNPVEQYLRDAKIFSIYEGTNHIQALDLVVRKLRGRHGQDLTDFIGDLSGFVERYASDPAVGPEVRLLGEAAQALQKAGGDLMQYMMSSQLDQLTLCCSPFLEAMAEVTVGHLLLEAAVIAEEERTQDDRQSQEEFDFYAGKVMSGKFYANFVLPGVLAKCRAIASNDRSALDIPDAGFSTRW